A genomic region of Runella rosea contains the following coding sequences:
- a CDS encoding aldo/keto reductase has product MNYRKIGTSNKPNQAGLDVSVITFGAWAAGGWMWGGTERNEAVKAIRVSYDVGVTSIDTAPIYGQGLSEEIVGEAIKDIPRDKVQILTKFGMRWDLAKGDFAMHSKKNDGQAIDIYRYAGKESIVKECEDSLRRLGTDYIDLYQIHWPDTTTPIGETMEAVSRLIEQGKVRYAGVCNYNADQMREAEKYIHLASNQVPYSMVKRDIEKQTVPYCIEHGKAILAYSPLERGLLTGKMKPGHQFAPDDHRAKLFFYKDENLKRVDVFLDKIKPLADDKKATIGQLVLRWTVEQPGITIALVGARDAKQALENAAAMDIHLSNEEINFITGHLNQLELVP; this is encoded by the coding sequence ATGAACTATCGAAAAATTGGCACCTCAAACAAACCAAATCAAGCAGGTCTTGATGTATCCGTGATTACCTTTGGCGCTTGGGCCGCCGGCGGATGGATGTGGGGCGGAACCGAGCGAAACGAAGCCGTAAAGGCCATCAGAGTGTCTTACGACGTAGGTGTTACGTCCATCGACACCGCCCCGATTTACGGACAAGGGCTCAGCGAAGAGATCGTGGGTGAGGCCATTAAGGATATTCCGCGCGACAAAGTGCAAATCCTCACAAAATTTGGGATGCGCTGGGACCTGGCGAAGGGGGATTTTGCCATGCACAGCAAAAAAAACGACGGTCAAGCCATTGATATTTACCGGTACGCGGGCAAAGAGAGCATTGTCAAAGAATGTGAAGACAGCCTACGCCGTCTTGGCACCGATTACATTGACCTGTATCAAATTCACTGGCCAGACACCACAACGCCCATCGGTGAAACCATGGAGGCCGTTTCACGGTTAATAGAGCAAGGCAAAGTTCGCTACGCGGGTGTTTGCAACTATAACGCCGACCAGATGCGCGAAGCCGAAAAGTACATCCATCTTGCTTCCAACCAAGTGCCTTACAGCATGGTGAAAAGAGACATTGAAAAGCAAACGGTTCCGTACTGCATTGAGCATGGAAAAGCCATTTTGGCCTACAGCCCGTTGGAACGTGGACTATTGACTGGAAAAATGAAACCCGGACACCAATTTGCGCCCGATGACCATCGGGCAAAGCTGTTTTTTTACAAAGATGAAAATCTCAAACGGGTGGATGTATTTTTGGATAAAATCAAACCTTTGGCCGATGATAAAAAAGCAACGATTGGACAATTGGTGCTGCGCTGGACCGTCGAGCAACCGGGCATTACCATTGCTTTGGTCGGGGCGCGTGATGCCAAACAAGCGCTAGAAAATGCCGCCGCCATGGACATCCATTTGAGCAATGAAGAAATTAATTTTATCACCGGGCATTTAAACCAACTGGAATTGGTTCCATAA
- a CDS encoding winged helix-turn-helix transcriptional regulator, which translates to MRKLSSTNYYNQTFLEDKCALNELIHLLSKRWLTEVMFSIEEGNSRFSSLKEDLKHISDNILADRLKLLEQYKLIVRNNHLGEVPARVEYSLTETGEKLSDLLGGLCNFAENQMEFPS; encoded by the coding sequence ATGAGAAAGTTAAGCTCTACCAATTATTATAATCAGACGTTTTTGGAAGATAAATGTGCGCTCAATGAGCTGATTCATCTTCTGAGCAAACGATGGCTAACGGAAGTTATGTTTAGCATTGAAGAAGGTAATAGCCGATTTTCAAGCCTGAAAGAAGACTTAAAGCACATCAGCGACAATATTTTGGCTGACCGCCTCAAACTTCTTGAGCAATATAAACTCATTGTTAGAAATAATCATTTGGGCGAAGTTCCGGCCCGGGTAGAATATTCTTTGACCGAGACTGGCGAAAAACTGAGCGACTTACTGGGCGGTTTGTGCAATTTCGCGGAAAATCAGATGGAATTTCCTTCGTAA
- a CDS encoding NIPSNAP family protein, which produces MSKLFMPLLLAVCFLSFGISATAAKRDFYQIKIYHLKTEEQEKKVDAFLKDAYLPALHRIGISKVGVFKPIINPETAKPTDEKLIYVFIPFSSREAFFTLEQKLAKDKAYWNDGKAYHDAVFSEPPYDRIESILLNAFDKSLQFTMPQLTSAPKERVYELRSYEGHTEKISKNKIKMFNDGDEIGLFKRLGFNAVFYAEVVSGSRMPNLMYLTTFENRAARDEHWKAFSADAYWKKLAAMPEYQKNVSKNDTRFFYPTDYSDI; this is translated from the coding sequence ATGTCTAAGTTATTCATGCCACTGTTGTTGGCAGTATGTTTTCTGAGTTTTGGTATTTCAGCGACCGCTGCAAAACGCGATTTTTACCAAATCAAAATTTATCACCTGAAAACGGAAGAGCAAGAGAAAAAAGTGGATGCGTTTTTAAAAGACGCCTACTTGCCCGCCCTGCACCGAATCGGTATCAGTAAAGTGGGGGTTTTTAAGCCCATCATCAACCCCGAAACGGCCAAGCCGACCGACGAAAAGCTTATCTACGTTTTTATCCCTTTCAGCTCTCGTGAGGCGTTCTTTACATTGGAGCAAAAACTGGCCAAAGATAAGGCGTATTGGAACGACGGTAAAGCCTACCATGACGCGGTATTCAGCGAGCCGCCGTATGATAGAATTGAGTCAATTTTATTGAATGCGTTTGATAAAAGTCTCCAATTCACAATGCCCCAACTCACTTCTGCGCCCAAAGAAAGGGTCTATGAATTAAGAAGTTATGAAGGCCACACGGAGAAAATATCCAAGAATAAAATAAAGATGTTTAACGACGGCGACGAAATTGGTCTCTTCAAGCGTCTTGGCTTTAACGCGGTCTTTTATGCCGAAGTGGTATCAGGAAGTCGAATGCCCAATCTGATGTACCTCACCACTTTTGAAAACAGAGCCGCCCGCGATGAGCATTGGAAAGCATTCAGCGCCGATGCTTATTGGAAAAAACTTGCGGCAATGCCCGAATATCAAAAGAATGTTTCTAAGAATGACACCAGATTCTTTTATCCAACCGACTACTCGGATATTTAA
- a CDS encoding acetyl-CoA hydrolase/transferase family protein gives MRPKISYVSPQEALSCVQSGHRVFVQGSAQTPSFLLKHLAQEAPRLQDVEVVSITVYGDVFIDKPEFQGHFHINSLFVSESIRKAVNEGRADYVPVFLSEIPELFNQGILPIDVALVHVSVPDQHGYCSLGLSVDIARSAVNNARFVIAQVNPNVPRTQGDGMIHASKFHAMVYCEDALHEANFNSSVSESDQKIGQYVAELIDDGSTLQMGIGSIPNAVLQCLYNHKNLGVHTEMFSDGLIDLFDKDVINNRFKAIMPNKTVTGFALGTKRLYDYVNDNPAFSFLDIDFVNDPYIIKQNPKVVAINSAVEVDVTGQICSDSIGTYQYSGVGGQMDFMRGAALSQGGKPIIALPSRTQKGISRIVPFLKQGAGVVTTRAHAHYIITEYGVAYLFGKNLRQRAKALISIAHPDDREDIERQCFERFKAL, from the coding sequence ATGCGCCCAAAAATCAGTTACGTTTCTCCGCAAGAGGCTCTTTCCTGTGTTCAATCTGGTCACAGAGTCTTTGTTCAAGGAAGTGCACAAACACCTTCGTTCCTTTTAAAACACCTCGCTCAGGAAGCTCCTCGCTTACAGGATGTTGAGGTTGTTTCCATCACCGTTTATGGCGATGTATTTATTGACAAACCAGAGTTCCAAGGCCATTTTCACATCAATTCTCTTTTTGTTTCGGAGAGTATTCGCAAGGCTGTCAATGAAGGTCGGGCCGATTATGTCCCGGTGTTTTTAAGTGAAATCCCCGAGTTATTTAATCAGGGAATTTTACCCATCGATGTTGCCTTAGTGCACGTGTCGGTGCCCGACCAACACGGCTATTGCTCATTGGGACTTTCGGTCGACATTGCCCGCTCGGCCGTCAACAACGCTCGTTTCGTCATTGCACAGGTAAATCCCAACGTTCCGCGTACGCAGGGCGACGGCATGATTCACGCCAGTAAATTCCACGCGATGGTTTATTGTGAAGATGCCCTCCACGAAGCCAATTTCAACAGTTCAGTTTCGGAAAGTGACCAAAAAATCGGGCAATACGTCGCCGAATTGATTGACGACGGCAGCACCCTCCAAATGGGTATCGGCTCCATTCCCAACGCGGTTTTGCAGTGTCTTTATAACCACAAAAATCTGGGCGTTCACACCGAAATGTTCAGCGATGGGCTGATTGATTTGTTCGACAAGGATGTTATCAACAACCGATTTAAGGCAATCATGCCCAACAAAACCGTTACGGGTTTTGCCTTAGGCACCAAGCGTCTGTATGATTACGTCAATGACAATCCTGCGTTTTCGTTTCTCGACATTGATTTTGTCAATGACCCGTACATCATCAAACAAAACCCAAAAGTCGTGGCTATCAACAGCGCCGTAGAAGTCGACGTAACGGGACAAATTTGCTCGGACTCGATTGGAACATATCAATATTCTGGCGTGGGCGGGCAAATGGATTTTATGCGCGGGGCCGCCCTCAGCCAAGGCGGCAAACCCATTATTGCGCTTCCCTCCCGTACCCAAAAAGGTATTTCACGGATTGTGCCTTTCCTCAAGCAAGGCGCTGGAGTAGTCACCACCCGCGCCCACGCGCACTACATCATTACGGAATACGGAGTAGCGTATTTGTTCGGAAAAAACCTCCGGCAACGCGCCAAAGCCCTCATAAGCATTGCCCACCCCGACGACCGTGAAGACATTGAACGCCAATGCTTTGAACGGTTCAAGGCGTTGTAA
- a CDS encoding prolyl oligopeptidase family serine peptidase, which translates to MRNFYLRRTHLFLVIFCALNVTLKAQTLAPLSVEKIMRDPKWMGVAPSNPYWSEDGTKIFFSWNPEKNTGDSLYVYELSTKQTRKVTPLERSLLPSASGDYNRAFTQKLFVKNGDIYWIDVKTGQTRQLTNTVEAESNVTFSADGSKAIFRRGQNLFSQHLLTGELTQLTNFLPGTKKADAAANEQDKWLKKDQLALFEVLKERDDKKKEADKITKSNQPKRPKEIYTNDAILDNILLSPTAEFITYRSTKGGSGAKSTVVPSYVTESGYTENLPARTKVGASQNNSQLFIYNIKKDTVLEASTKDLTGINVKPDYLKEYKADTAKKAAARKVQFINVRWSEDGKYVVAMMRSQDNKDRWIASLNPETAKFKVLDHLRDEAWVGGPGSFWLEWIDNETIIFHSEATGYSHLYSVNVRTGERKTLTSGKFEVQQAQLSKDKKTIYFQSNEVHPGEQHFYKMAVTGGERTKLTGMVGANDATLSPDESKLLIRYSSATKPWELYLQEAQPNAAATQLTKSLSPEFSSYQWREPQIVTVKASDGVDIYARLYVPKKKNGAAVVFVHGAGYLQNAHKWWSQYFREYMFHNLLVDLGYTVLDMDYRASAGYGRDVRTGIYRFMGGKDLDDNVDGAKFLVEKHGIDAKRIGIYGGSYGGFITLMAMFTKPGVFKAGAALRPVTDWAAYNHPYTANILNEPATDSLAYRRSSPIYHAAGLKDHLLICHGMVDVNVHIQDSYRLVQRLIELKKDNWEMASYPMEDHGFVEPTSWMDEYKRILKLFQEKLKK; encoded by the coding sequence ATGCGAAACTTTTACCTTCGGCGAACCCACCTGTTCCTTGTCATTTTTTGTGCCTTAAACGTCACGCTAAAAGCCCAGACTCTTGCGCCGCTTTCGGTGGAAAAAATCATGCGCGACCCCAAATGGATGGGCGTAGCACCTTCCAATCCCTATTGGAGCGAAGACGGCACCAAAATTTTCTTTAGCTGGAATCCTGAAAAAAACACGGGCGACTCACTCTACGTGTACGAACTGTCAACCAAGCAAACCCGCAAAGTAACGCCGCTGGAGCGCAGTTTGCTGCCGAGTGCATCGGGCGATTACAACCGAGCTTTCACCCAAAAATTGTTCGTAAAAAACGGAGACATTTATTGGATTGACGTGAAAACGGGCCAAACCCGGCAGTTGACCAATACCGTTGAAGCGGAGTCAAACGTTACTTTTAGTGCCGATGGCAGCAAAGCTATTTTTAGACGCGGGCAAAACTTGTTTTCGCAACATTTGCTCACGGGGGAGTTGACTCAACTAACAAATTTTTTGCCTGGAACAAAGAAAGCCGACGCGGCCGCTAACGAACAAGATAAGTGGTTGAAAAAAGATCAATTGGCGTTGTTTGAGGTCTTAAAAGAGCGGGATGACAAGAAAAAGGAAGCGGATAAAATCACAAAATCAAACCAACCGAAGCGCCCGAAAGAAATTTATACCAACGATGCTATCTTGGACAATATCCTGCTGTCGCCCACGGCGGAGTTTATCACTTACCGCTCGACCAAAGGGGGAAGTGGCGCAAAATCAACCGTCGTGCCGAGTTATGTGACCGAATCTGGCTATACCGAAAACCTGCCCGCCCGCACGAAAGTGGGCGCTTCCCAAAACAACTCGCAGTTGTTCATCTACAACATTAAGAAAGATACCGTACTCGAAGCATCGACCAAAGACCTGACGGGTATCAACGTAAAACCTGATTACCTGAAAGAATACAAAGCCGATACAGCCAAAAAAGCCGCCGCCCGCAAAGTGCAGTTTATCAACGTTAGGTGGTCGGAAGATGGCAAGTACGTAGTTGCAATGATGCGTTCGCAAGACAATAAAGACCGTTGGATTGCCTCTCTAAACCCAGAAACTGCTAAATTTAAAGTCCTTGATCACCTGCGCGACGAAGCATGGGTAGGTGGCCCTGGCAGTTTTTGGTTGGAATGGATTGACAACGAAACCATTATTTTTCATTCCGAAGCCACGGGCTATTCGCATTTGTACTCGGTTAATGTACGCACGGGCGAGCGCAAAACCCTCACGTCGGGGAAGTTTGAGGTGCAGCAGGCCCAGCTCTCAAAAGACAAGAAAACCATCTATTTTCAGTCAAACGAAGTACATCCCGGTGAGCAGCATTTTTATAAAATGGCCGTTACGGGCGGGGAACGCACTAAGCTGACAGGCATGGTGGGAGCCAATGATGCCACGCTTTCGCCCGATGAATCGAAGTTGTTGATTCGTTACTCTTCAGCTACGAAACCTTGGGAATTGTACCTTCAGGAGGCGCAGCCCAACGCCGCGGCTACGCAACTTACGAAATCGCTTTCCCCTGAGTTTAGCTCGTATCAGTGGCGTGAACCCCAAATTGTGACCGTAAAAGCCAGCGATGGGGTCGATATTTACGCCCGTTTATACGTTCCCAAAAAGAAAAATGGTGCGGCGGTGGTGTTTGTACATGGGGCGGGTTACCTACAAAATGCCCATAAATGGTGGAGTCAATACTTTAGAGAGTATATGTTTCATAACCTTTTGGTGGATTTGGGTTATACAGTGCTCGACATGGATTACCGGGCATCGGCGGGGTATGGCCGCGATGTACGCACGGGAATTTATCGGTTTATGGGCGGAAAAGATTTGGATGATAACGTAGACGGGGCAAAATTCTTGGTTGAAAAACACGGAATTGACGCCAAGCGCATAGGGATTTATGGTGGGTCTTACGGAGGGTTTATCACTTTGATGGCCATGTTTACCAAGCCGGGCGTTTTCAAGGCGGGAGCTGCTTTGCGTCCCGTGACTGACTGGGCAGCGTATAATCACCCTTATACCGCTAATATTCTTAATGAACCCGCCACGGATTCGTTGGCGTATCGTCGGAGCTCGCCCATTTATCACGCGGCTGGGTTGAAAGATCATTTATTGATTTGTCATGGCATGGTGGATGTCAACGTTCATATTCAGGATTCATACCGGTTGGTACAGCGCTTGATTGAGTTGAAAAAAGACAATTGGGAAATGGCGTCTTACCCCATGGAAGATCACGGTTTTGTGGAGCCAACCAGTTGGATGGATGAATATAAACGTATTCTGAAGTTGTTTCAGGAGAAGTTGAAGAAGTAG
- the lepB gene encoding signal peptidase I — MSKPNPKKSAFREWLDSIVFAVVAATLIRWLFLEAYTIPSSSMEKSLLIGDFLFVSKLHYGARTPGTPLQVPLTHQTIWGTNIPSFSTLIQLPMYRLPGFSDVKRNDVVVFNYPGDPDEPFEDPAQGNGGYKAFPVDLRTNFIKRCIAVGGDLVDIKGADVYVNGKPAEVPAKAQFYYRMWSTDLLDDRFFENEDIQDYSSYPSDSLAPNKFLYQIRTTPQIVEGLLKHPFIKDVKHEYRYAPTSTEMGLFPAGAKQNPDFWGPIQVPKTGLTIQLDSANVSKYGHVIKFFDHNDASKVVVDKNTISIDGKAITSYTFKQDYYFMMGDNRYESADSRFWGFVPADHIVGKAVFIWMSIDPNPKSILNKIRWNRLFRIID; from the coding sequence ATGTCAAAACCCAACCCCAAAAAATCTGCCTTTAGAGAGTGGCTTGATTCCATTGTTTTTGCCGTCGTGGCAGCTACCTTAATCCGTTGGTTATTTTTAGAAGCCTACACCATTCCTTCGTCTTCGATGGAGAAGAGCCTGTTGATTGGCGACTTCCTGTTTGTGAGTAAACTTCATTACGGTGCCCGCACCCCGGGAACGCCCTTGCAAGTGCCACTGACCCACCAAACCATCTGGGGAACCAATATTCCGTCTTTTTCGACCCTGATTCAACTTCCGATGTACCGCCTACCGGGCTTTTCGGACGTCAAACGTAACGATGTGGTGGTGTTCAACTACCCCGGCGACCCTGATGAGCCGTTTGAAGATCCCGCACAGGGCAACGGCGGCTACAAAGCATTCCCCGTTGATTTGCGTACCAACTTCATCAAACGCTGTATCGCCGTTGGTGGCGACTTGGTTGATATTAAAGGCGCTGATGTGTATGTAAACGGCAAACCCGCCGAAGTCCCCGCCAAAGCGCAGTTTTATTACCGAATGTGGTCTACGGACTTATTGGATGACCGTTTCTTTGAAAACGAAGACATTCAAGATTACAGCTCGTATCCCAGTGATTCTTTGGCTCCCAACAAGTTTTTGTACCAGATTCGCACGACCCCGCAAATTGTGGAAGGTTTGTTGAAACACCCTTTTATTAAGGACGTAAAACACGAATATCGCTATGCCCCCACAAGCACCGAAATGGGGCTATTTCCAGCGGGTGCCAAGCAAAACCCTGACTTTTGGGGCCCAATTCAAGTTCCCAAAACAGGGCTGACCATACAACTTGACTCGGCCAATGTGTCAAAATACGGCCATGTGATTAAGTTCTTTGATCACAATGACGCCTCAAAGGTAGTCGTGGACAAAAACACCATCAGCATCGATGGCAAAGCCATCACCAGTTATACTTTCAAGCAGGATTATTACTTTATGATGGGCGATAACCGCTACGAATCGGCAGATTCACGCTTTTGGGGCTTTGTGCCCGCCGACCACATCGTCGGCAAAGCGGTCTTTATCTGGATGTCCATTGACCCCAATCCAAAGTCAATTCTCAACAAAATTCGTTGGAATCGTTTGTTTAGAATCATTGATTAA
- the dapB gene encoding 4-hydroxy-tetrahydrodipicolinate reductase: MNILLLGYGKMGKVIEQIALSRGHQIVGKIDVTNRHELDTFSRDNVDAVIEFSAPEAAYENLKWCMNKGLPTVCGTTGWLHHRPEIEQLCQAHGAAFFYASNYSIGVNLFFRLNKYLAKLIAPYSQYSVHTTEIHHIHKLDAPSGTAITLAEGLIEHLAAKTEWANQADVAENQIPIVSLREGEVPGTHVIRYDSAVDSIEIQHVAHSRQGFALGAVVAAEWLSPRKGVYGMDDLLGED; encoded by the coding sequence ATGAATATTCTTCTTCTGGGCTACGGCAAAATGGGCAAAGTAATCGAACAAATCGCCCTGAGTCGCGGTCACCAAATTGTCGGAAAAATTGACGTTACCAATCGCCACGAGCTGGATACTTTCAGCCGCGACAATGTAGATGCCGTCATTGAATTTAGCGCCCCCGAAGCCGCCTACGAAAACCTCAAATGGTGCATGAACAAAGGCCTGCCTACCGTATGCGGCACCACGGGCTGGCTCCATCACCGCCCCGAAATCGAACAACTTTGCCAAGCACACGGAGCTGCTTTTTTCTACGCTTCCAATTATAGCATCGGCGTCAACCTGTTTTTTAGATTGAACAAATACTTGGCCAAGCTCATTGCGCCCTATTCACAGTACAGTGTTCATACCACCGAAATTCACCATATCCACAAGCTAGATGCGCCCAGTGGCACGGCCATTACACTCGCCGAAGGGCTGATAGAGCACCTGGCCGCCAAAACGGAATGGGCCAATCAGGCCGATGTTGCTGAAAATCAAATCCCGATTGTATCTTTGCGCGAAGGTGAGGTGCCTGGCACTCACGTTATCCGCTATGATTCCGCCGTTGATAGCATTGAGATTCAGCACGTAGCCCATAGCCGTCAAGGATTTGCTTTAGGGGCCGTCGTCGCGGCCGAATGGCTCTCCCCTCGCAAGGGAGTCTATGGCATGGACGATTTGCTCGGCGAAGACTAA
- a CDS encoding DUF5683 domain-containing protein yields the protein MSQQVKTDSLQKRFARLATLADTLRPDSLKNAQGLKDTLAKIVAPAKPAAKHSPRKAAIYSLVVPSLGQAYNKQYWKMPFVYAGFGTVIYFIRYFNIRYHDYLTPYIDSYNPVTGAALRTEAPVYIRGQKITRTLTIEQITKGKDFYRRYRDLNFVMLTAVWALNIIEANVAAHLKTFDMSEDISFRVQPDAGYNSFTGGIIGAKIVIPIK from the coding sequence ATGAGCCAGCAAGTTAAAACAGACTCCCTGCAAAAGCGCTTTGCCCGTTTGGCAACCCTTGCCGATACCCTGCGCCCTGATTCACTCAAAAACGCTCAGGGACTGAAAGATACACTGGCCAAAATCGTGGCCCCAGCCAAGCCTGCGGCCAAGCACAGCCCCCGCAAAGCCGCTATCTATTCGCTCGTGGTGCCAAGCCTTGGGCAGGCGTACAACAAACAGTATTGGAAAATGCCTTTTGTGTACGCGGGTTTTGGAACGGTCATTTATTTTATCCGCTATTTTAATATTCGGTACCACGACTATCTAACGCCCTACATCGACAGTTATAATCCTGTAACAGGCGCGGCATTACGGACAGAAGCGCCCGTATACATACGGGGCCAAAAGATAACACGGACGCTAACGATTGAGCAAATTACGAAAGGGAAAGATTTTTATCGTCGCTACCGGGATTTGAATTTTGTGATGCTAACGGCCGTTTGGGCGCTTAATATCATCGAAGCCAACGTAGCGGCTCACTTAAAAACCTTTGATATGTCGGAAGATATATCGTTTCGGGTTCAGCCCGATGCCGGCTATAATTCATTTACGGGTGGCATCATCGGGGCCAAAATAGTGATACCAATTAAATAA
- a CDS encoding ParB/RepB/Spo0J family partition protein: MENIGKAAPKKMTGLGRGLGALLHDSDNVNRSTRPLPYDNVSMMSEIHVEQIDVNPFQPRTRFDEEALNELAESIRIQGIIQPITVRQIGRDRYQLISGERRLQASKLAGLTHIPSYIRTANDQQMLEMALIENIQRENLNAIEIALSYQRLISDCGLKQDELGERVGKNRTTVNNYIRLLKLPPMIQAALRDDQITMGHARAIINIDNPDVQLKLFRKTIEEAWSVRKVEDAVRSLQIETPDPNSHDRRPSVVKQEMRSLQFKLSSYFGSKVSIKTDDKQKGEIKIPFTSQDELERILKVLKFES, encoded by the coding sequence ATGGAAAATATTGGAAAAGCGGCTCCTAAAAAAATGACAGGACTCGGACGTGGTTTGGGTGCATTACTCCATGACAGCGATAACGTCAACCGTTCAACTCGCCCCCTACCTTACGACAACGTGAGCATGATGAGCGAAATTCACGTTGAGCAGATTGATGTAAACCCTTTTCAACCTCGTACGCGTTTTGATGAAGAAGCCCTCAATGAATTAGCGGAATCTATTCGTATTCAAGGCATTATCCAACCCATCACCGTACGTCAGATCGGTCGAGACCGCTACCAGTTGATTTCAGGAGAACGGCGTTTGCAGGCTTCCAAGCTGGCAGGTCTGACCCACATTCCTTCGTATATCCGGACGGCCAACGACCAGCAAATGCTGGAAATGGCCTTGATTGAAAACATACAACGCGAAAACCTAAACGCCATCGAAATTGCCCTGAGCTATCAGCGACTGATTTCTGATTGTGGTCTCAAGCAAGACGAATTGGGTGAGCGCGTCGGCAAAAACCGTACAACGGTCAACAATTACATTCGTTTGCTCAAGCTCCCGCCCATGATTCAGGCCGCCCTGCGCGACGATCAAATCACGATGGGCCACGCCCGAGCCATTATCAACATTGACAATCCAGACGTACAGCTTAAACTGTTTCGTAAAACCATCGAAGAAGCTTGGTCGGTACGCAAAGTAGAAGATGCCGTGCGCAGTCTCCAAATAGAAACACCCGACCCTAACTCCCATGACCGTCGCCCGAGCGTGGTAAAGCAGGAAATGCGGTCGTTGCAGTTTAAACTTTCTTCTTATTTTGGCTCAAAGGTTTCTATTAAAACCGACGACAAACAAAAAGGAGAAATAAAAATTCCTTTTACTTCGCAGGATGAGTTGGAACGGATTTTAAAGGTTTTAAAATTTGAATCGTGA
- a CDS encoding ParA family protein has translation MGKIIAIANQKGGVGKTTTAINLAASLAVLDFKTLIVDADPQANSTSGLGFNPKEIEYSIYECMVEGVIPQEAIVETNFENLYLLPSHIDLVGAEIEMINLKNREEKMKEALWPIKEDYDFVIIDCSPSLGLITINSLTAADSVIVPVQCEYFALEGLGKLLNTIKIIQTRLNTNLAIEGILLTMYDMRVRLSNQVVNEVTAHFKHMVFNTIIPRNIRLSESPSYGVPTIAQDSDSKGAVSYLNLAREILSKNGLLEQDEQTVRKAN, from the coding sequence ATGGGCAAAATTATAGCAATAGCCAACCAAAAAGGTGGCGTCGGTAAAACGACCACTGCCATCAACCTGGCAGCAAGTTTAGCAGTACTGGATTTTAAAACCTTAATCGTAGACGCTGACCCTCAGGCCAACTCTACGTCGGGCTTGGGCTTCAACCCCAAAGAAATCGAATACAGCATTTACGAATGTATGGTAGAAGGCGTCATTCCTCAGGAAGCCATCGTAGAAACCAACTTCGAGAATCTGTACCTTTTGCCTTCCCACATCGACCTTGTAGGTGCGGAGATTGAAATGATTAATCTCAAAAACCGCGAGGAAAAAATGAAGGAAGCTTTATGGCCCATCAAAGAAGACTACGATTTTGTCATTATTGACTGCTCTCCCTCACTGGGTTTGATTACCATCAACAGCCTCACGGCCGCCGATTCGGTGATTGTACCCGTGCAGTGCGAATATTTTGCGTTGGAAGGGTTGGGTAAATTGCTCAATACCATTAAGATTATCCAAACCCGACTCAATACCAATTTGGCCATCGAAGGCATTCTGCTGACCATGTATGACATGCGTGTACGCCTTTCTAACCAAGTCGTCAATGAGGTAACGGCGCACTTCAAACACATGGTTTTCAACACCATCATTCCCCGAAATATCCGTCTCAGTGAATCTCCAAGCTACGGTGTTCCTACCATTGCGCAAGATTCCGACAGCAAGGGCGCGGTCAGTTATCTCAACCTTGCCCGCGAAATTTTAAGTAAGAATGGGCTGCTTGAACAGGACGAACAAACCGTACGAAAAGCCAATTAA